AGACGGCAGCAAGGGCCGCCTGGTAGGCGTCCTCCGCCGCCTGGTCCTCCTCGCGGACGACCAGCGGTGTTGGCCTCCGGTCGACCTCACGCACGCCCCGGCGCCTcacctcctcgtgctcgaaggcgaaccacctcgcccagttgggcgagtcggtTGCGTAGGCGGAGTCGCTGCGCTGCTCCGCCGTCAGCAgcgcccgccggcgccgcacctcctccgcgtgagcaCGAGCCGACCGCGGCGCGCCGGCACTGTGATCTTATCtggatccagatgccagtcgtgcggcagCGTCACGTCGGGATACGGCAGCGGCTGGCGGTtctgccagtgccactccgcctggtgcactggcacGTTGACGCGCTGCCTCTGCCGGCGAGGCGCCGGCGGGGGTGGGAGAAACTCAGAGGGGAAAGGGGTGGCGGgggacttgcccttggccttgtTGCCGCTGGCGCCGGAGAAGAGGCCCATCGTCGCTGTGGTTGCGGTGGCTAGAgtttgccggcgacgagggagcaAGGGTGGGCAGATGGGGACGGCGAgtttggatgaggacggccccgccgcatggtcggcttaaaaaaggacgagcgtcgtcgctgacgcgtgggcccgtcgtcataaattaagctgaccgcaTGGGCAGCGGATAGTTGGACGGCCGCCATGTGAGGACGCGGCGGACAGCGAGAAGACGCGCGAAGCATCCATTCGgcatccgcgccgacgcatttggggcgcaaatttgggccgcaaatacGTCGGCGCGGACGCGACGCGAACGTGATTTGGGTTTGGATCGGTGCGTTGGGCCGTCACTTTTGTCTGCGCCGCCCCAAACGGACgtaggcggacgaaatgggtcggtcCTTTAGAGTTGCTCTTAAGATAAGGGTCACAGCGTACTTTTGTATTGGAAATTTCTCTTGAATATGAATCCAATAGCatacttttatactccctccgtgagAGCGGCGATGGTATGGACGAGCTCACCTGCTCCCGGTGCCCGTACCAATAGACAGGGGCGAACCCACGTATACACACCCGGTGTCACAGGACACCGGGTAAGTACTCCGATTACCTTAAGCGATCGCTGATACATTGTGCGGGACACTGGTAAAATTCATACGTAGACACCGGCTGAAGCAAGAGGGTGCACAGGCCTGGCCCATCTATTGGCGATTGAGACACCCAGCTAGCCACTCCTCAGGCTATCGATCAATTTTGTTAAACTGTATAGAAAGTCCTAGTCTTTAGGATCTGGCGCACTCTCCATGGTATGGGTGCCTATGATTCAGAAAGTGTTGTTAGCGACAACAACGTTGCAATATACTGTATCAAAAAGATAAGGAAGAATAAGATTCTCATCAACTAATTTGATCGCTTTTATTTAGGCCTGCAAGCATAAAAAAACCTGCGCCTACTCAATACTCATGGCTTCTTGCCTCCCCATGCAAAGATTCATCATGGCATCGCCTCATCCACCCGCCCAATCGCCATCGAAGTGTCCGTGCTGCCATGGCCTATTCGCCTAATCACTGGACAATCGATGAAAGAAGTACCACAAGTCGCTATtctctttgtaaagaaatataagagccttagtgatctaaacgctcttaaatttctttacggagggagcacAATCAAGTCCAAGTGCGTACCTATACAACTTTTTTTTATAGGTGTAGGGCTTTTAGTTTCAAGGATGCCACAGTTAAAAATTGAATTACTACCATTTGCTCGTGTTGGTAAGTAAGAATCAAGTTCAAGTGGTTCTCATTTATATGGATTATTCCTCGACCTTTGAATGCACAACTCAGTACTCCTACAACATATTGTAAGTAAGTAAGTACATCTTCATAATTATAAATTCAATCAATATGTTTTCTTTTATGTTTTGATGTTAGCCTGTTCAAACATAAATAGTGTAGCCTTAGCTGATTAAACTTGTCTTCAAAGTTTTTATGCGTTATTGTTCAACTTGGGCAAAAAACTTCATATAATCAACTACGATTACAAGTAGACCAGTATTTTGATAAGCATTTTTACTACTGCATATCTACAATGGTTGAGCATGTTAGTTTTATGCATAACATAGTTTGGTGTCCACATATGTGTAATTTAGGCGTGGACACCGGGACATTTTCATCTTAGGTCCGCTCCTGCCAATAGGACAATGACGCGTTCGACCCTGAACTGAATGCGATCGTAGAGAGAGACCACGGATACGCCATGTCAAACTGTAGCATACGGAGACAGCTCCGTGTCACATAACGGTGGGTGGACGGTCAACCGTCAGCTGTTCCGTTGGTACAGGACGAGGTAAGTCAGCGTGTAAATTGGTATGACTGTGCATGGGTAAATTCCGAGCGGGCGTTTACTGTTCCCTTGATTGAAACGTCGCGCTCATAAACTTTGATATGTGACGATGACGACTCGTTCGTCGGATCTGATTACTGCGTTTGCCGCGTCTTGGCCAGGATGTGCCCGATGGAACTGCAGCTCCGGCTCGTGCTCTTGCTCTTGTTTTCTACAGGGCCATGTGCCCCGTTACACCAGCCGTTGCAGGTCGGTAGGCGTCTGATGAAGTTACCCGAGTGTTGTCGTGTGTGCAGCCAGCTAAGAAATGCAATCAGGAAATACTCCTCGAATTTTTCTTGTTCATCCGAAATATCCCTGCTAAGACATGTTTCGGCAGCCTTGAGGCTTTGAGCAGCAGACGTGTTCATCCCCATTGTCGACTTGATGATGTCAATTGCTCAAGGACTGATTTTGGCGTCCCTGCCCCGAATATCTCAATTGCTGCATGGCACTCCAAAAATCTTGTGCAAGTCGTCTGGGGTAAACACTATTTCCTGGTTGGCGGTTGCTGTCGATGACGATTGTAAGCATGCCGTCAGTGTATCTCGTTTGACCATACAAGGCCGACGAGCGCAAGGATGCCCACACACTCATCTTGACAACCATCCATGTAATCGGCATGCACAGGGCGCCTGAAAGTCCACTTGCTTTGACCATGGCTGCACAACCCAAAAATTTTGGTCTGCACCAGTGGCAGTAGCAGCAGAGAAAACATGATTTAGTGCAACGGAAGTTCATTTCATAATGATCCGTCCAAATTACATCAGCCAAACTCTTACGACTTAATCAACGGACGCGCGCGCATAACACGTGATCGTCCCTCGTCAGGTGGAGAGCCGACTAGAGCAACGATTCATTCGCTAGGGTAGGTTCGATCGAGCACACCTAAGTCCCATCCCTCAAACATTCGCTACAACGGTGTTTCATAGTTTATTTTGTttggttgttgctttatatataaagcgggacgaAAAACTATTTCGAGGACGCGGCTCAAGCTGGCTACATTTTCCCATGGTATATACAATAAATTTGCCATGCTACAACACATAAAAAACATATGCAAGATAAAATTGTCGTCGTAGTTGTACGAGAAAGCATCCATAGTTAAATCTTGTCATGGTCCATGGCAAGTTATTTTTTGCGGGTGGTCCATGGCAAATTTGAAAGAAAATGTTCTAAAGATCATGGGGAACTTAGCTAAAAAAGTAGTTTGTCACTAGATCAATCATTCTTAGCAAAAAATTCGGAAAATGCCATGCCACTAGATCAATCAATCTTAAAATTGCCATGTCGCAAAACACAAATGTACCTACATTTTTCCTAGATGCAACAAAATTGCAGCGGTACATATGTTAACAAATTTGCCATGGTCCATGGCAAAAAAAGTGAACATAAGCACATAACAAAGTTGGCatgattaaaaataaataaatgaacacaaaCAAGTACTCCCgctgatccaaaataagtgtcacaattttagtttaaattttgaactaaaaccacgacacctaTTTTGGATTGGTTCCATGGCAAAAACTATATAAATGCCTATACAAAAGTCATGTCAAACATTAGAAAAGATGTTCTCTAATTCATGgcaaaaaaaaataagaaaagcaTGTATGAGTGACATGGCAAATTAACAGATTTTAGATGTCTATATGTACGCAAAATGTAGAACATTTTGTACTGTGAAATGCCGAAAAACATTAAAATTTTGGACTAGTAACATGGCAAATTCAGACTGGAAAATATGAATGGAacatgaaagaaattatgtactagatggccaatttttttcaaaattgccatctcACTAAATAATTGTTTTCTTAAAGAAAATTTGAGGAGCAATTGTTTTCTTAAATTTCTTATGTCCTAAAAACAAATATAGCTATATTTTTCTTAGATGAACAAAAAAAACATGTGTTATATACAAGAAACCTAGACAAATTGCAGCCGTGAGGGTTTCGTTGTCATCTGACCGTTTTTTCATGTATTGTAGGGGCTCGGGTAGCCATGGCTAGAACTGAATTATGAATTGTTTGAGTAATAATTATGCAAACGAGCTTGTAATGTAACGACCATCCGTGGCTCTGTTAATGTATTTTCCAATCATGACTACTTGTACCGTACGATAATCTCCAACCAGCGCTCAACCCCATCCACTAGGGGGTGCCGCCGTCCGGGAGGCGCACGTAATGTGCCGTCTTTCCCTGCGTGATACGGTATAGGCTGGTTACGGCGTCTCTGTTCGGTTCCAAATGGCACGGCGCTACGCGGTTGCCTGATGGGCCCAACCCGGTTTAATTGTACCTAATATACGGGATGCATACCTGACCAATACATCTCCTGCTCTTATCCCGAAAGAAACGAGCGAACACAGATACCAGGAGCATGCGAGGACGAGCACTCCAATGAATTTtcgctcccttcgtcccataatataagagcgttttttacactagtatAATGTcagaaacgctcttatattatgcgaCGGAGGGAGTTGCATATATAACTTCTACTTTGCTAGTAAAAAGAAGATAAACTGTCCTAGCAAGATCATATAGTCACTGATGGGCTCCAAAGGAGCAGACGATCGATTTCCAATAACATATTTCCAGGCAAAGTAAGCCATAGCAAGATCATAAGGATGTTGTTGTGGCAATGCATGTGGTGCAACCCCCACAAATACTGGGCTAAATTTTCGAAAGATAAAAAAAATCCCATGGTATAGCACACAAAAATAGATCCGTGACCATGATCCCACAGCTCATTAGATGACTAGTCTATCCAGAGGCCAAGTAAATTTGGCCATAGCCCCCCAAAATGGCAAAATTATACAAGAGTTGGCGACGATAGAGTTGTCACCTTTACCCTAGCCTGATGAGACGGCAAAAAAAAATCGAGAGAAGTAAAAGAAGTAGGCCATAGCTCGGAAAACAACGAAAACCTGAGGTTTTGTTGATGCGTCATTGGACGGCTGATTTACCGACAGATCGAAAAGACATGGATACTACATACAAGCCACAAAATGATGAGAGTATTTGCTCGTACTGCGCATGCCAAATCGAGTACGAGTGTGTTGCGTTCAGTCTACCAACTTGTCTTACCTATCTTTCCTGCATCCTCTTCGCTTCTCTTCTTGTCTGGCCATCAACTAGCCCAGAAAGCAACAACAAAGCGCAATCCAAGGCAACACACAGTACTGTACGTACGTTCCTCCACCATGCCTTCAAACCAGATCCTTCCTTGCAAGGGATGCCAACAGTACACTAACGGATAAATACATGTGCATATCAACACGTATATATATCTATCCATCTACTCGTCCAACTACACCAACTGGCATTAACTAGATCGTATGCATTTCAGCAACAGCAACTCATCGTCTCTGAAACATTCCTCTTGCTTAGGAGAGTGTTTGTTGCCCCCACACTTTGCTTAATGGGTTTGCTAGCTGCTTTGGCCCTCCTAACCAACTTTCCACACATATATCAAACATCAGACTCTTGGGGACTCTTCTCTCCTTGTAAGCAACACGAGACTTCTCTCCCTGTAAGCAACATACATGCCATCTACTAGCTCACACAGCATGCATATATAAGTCTCTGTGTCGCACgcgctctctctcgctcgctcgcgcgcgGGGAAGAGGATGGCATGCAAGTGGCAATGCGTGGCGACGCCGCTGCTTGTGGTGTGGTTGGCCGCGTCGGCGACGCAGCAGGGATGCAACGCGCAGACGAGAGGGAGTGGGAATGGTAATCTGACCAGAGGGAGCTTCCCCAAGGGCTTCGTCTTCGGCACAGCCGCCTCCGCCTACCAGGTAGTAATAATTCTCAATTGGTTTAATTCTGCATGATTAACTCTATTTTTTGTGAAATTCTTTCACTGATTCTAAATAAAGCTATATATGTACACTATTGTTACTTAATTGGCTAGTGTGTTCTTTTCACATAATCGATTGAGCGTCCCTTGTCTTCTCTGTGGTATGGGATCTGTTTGTATACGATCAATCTTCTCCGATTGTAATATGGTTTATCTTATTTACCATGCTAGTTCATTCGTTCTTATTTTGGTGCATATGATCTTTTTTATCTTTTTGTTGTGGACTTGTGGGTCATGTGCTGCTGTTTCATGCACCCTTCTCTCCTCCTCTTGTATATGCCCGTGCTCATATTTGTCTTTTTAGTAAAGTTTACAGTCGATGCCTCctttgaaaaataaaatatgatgaCTTCTCAACAAACAAAATCTCCATTGTCCATGCACGCCCTCAAGTGTCAAGAATGGTAGTTACACTTGCACCCCGTTTGGATGTTGACATCCGAGGCTGGATAACTTCTATAAAAGCTCATAGGagttggatttgaagattgtgcaTGAGCAACACATGATTGTTAGGACTACTTTGCAAGTAACCTTGCAGTGGCGCTGCGTTGTCACATGCGCGCAAGGACCAGTGTTGTAGGCAATGCATAAACAGGAGTTAGAATTTTGTACACGCTAATTAACGACATGGACTAGAAACAAGAATTATCTGCTCAAAGCAAGTAGGAACTTCACTAACATTTGCAATCTCTTTATGAGAGGCATGGTGCATTACTCTTGCGCAAGTGACCAAGTGTTTTGCAGGAACCTAGGAATTAAACTTTGATAATACTATCCAATAATTAGCCAAACGTACCcattaaatagtactccctccattcggaattactcgtcaaaaaaatgaatgtatctataactaaaatacatctaaatacattcatttcttggacgagtaattccgaatggagggagtataattgaCGTGGTGCACTGAAAAGGAATGGTCtccagaagaaaagaagaaaaggttGGAAGCCACATATGCCCCTGAGTGCGACTTGATTGCAAAGTGACCCCTTTGAGGTAAAATCATAGCTAAGTTGTCTTGGATGAACAAACTGGAAGAAGCTGACTCATGACTCACTGACTCATCATCTTTATCTTTTAGAGTACATATTTCATATTATGCTTCGACAAATCAGTCTACCATAGAACTTGAATAATAGCTTGATCGGTCCGTCTTGAACACAATATGAACTCAGCAACAATACATGCACCANNNNNNNNNNNNNNNNNNNNNNNNNNNNNNNNNNNNNNNNNNNNNNNNNNNNNNNNNNNNNNNNNNNNNNNNNNNNNNNNNNNNNNNNNNNNNNNNNNNNNNNNNNNNNNNNNNNNNNNNNNNNNNNNNNNNNNNNNNNNNNNNNNNNNNNNNNNNNNNNNNNNNNNNNNNNNNNNNNNNNNNNNNNNNNNNNNNNNNNNNNNNNNNNNNNNNNNNNNNNNNNNNNNNNNNNNNNNNNNNNNNNNNNNNNNNNNNNNNNNNNNNNNNNNNNNNNNNNNNNNNNNNNNNNNNNNNNNNNNNNNNNNNNNNNNNNNNNNNNNNNNNNNNNNNNNNNNNNNNNNNNNNNNNNNNNNNNNNNNNNNNNNNGTGCATCACTCGATGGAGAGGCGGGGGTTCTCTCTCAGTTTTGGGAAGATGACCTTTTTTTTAATCGAAAAGGTGGGGACCTGTGGTGTGCACCAGGATCTTCTCTAGTTTTCTTACGCAATGTATTAATCCAACTATGAGTAAATTTTGTGTAAATATTCTTAGAGTAATAAGCATATATATTATGGTATATGGTTTTTTTTTTCTGAAATCATGTTTTTTCTGTTGGTAGTACGAGGGAGCCGTCAATGTGGATGGAAGAGGACCTACAATTTGGGACAAATTCGCACACACATTTGGTAACATAAACAATTGTTTTGTTTTGTGATAGAACATTTTTTTCAGTGGAATAGAAGCATTGTTGGCACATGAAAGTATACCATAGATTAACTGGGGAGTGGTCGCTCATGAGGTCTGATGACCGAATATGTATTTACTCAGCAATGGGACTAACCTTGGCCACTAAAATTAGCAGTCATATTATGATTCAAGATGGTGATACAATCTTCTTACAAATACCTTTTTCTCCTATGTAGGGAAGATCCTTGACTTCAGCAATGCCGATGTTGCTGTTGACCACTACCACCGTTTTCAGGTTTCTCCTTTTTGGAAATATAGGCACTATAGATTAGCGCATCAAGATGATACATAATATTTCGTAGAATGTGCCGCCGAATATGAACATGAGCGTTTAATTATGCACACGTTGTACAATATACTCATGGTCCTTGAAACAACTAACTACTTCAGGAGGACATTCAGCTCATGGCAGATATGGGATTGGATGCCTACAGATTCTCAATTGCATGGTCTCGGATTCTCCCAAGTATGCATTATTAATACAAGTTTTCTGCGCCCCTTGATAATTTGACTGATAGACAGGGTTGTCAAATTATGGAGAAATAAATTAACATATCAGCACACTAACAGTAATAGCCTTGTGTGTGTTTTTTATGTCCAGATGGCGCCGGTGAGGTCAACCCAGCAGGCATCAACCACTACAACAAGGTCATTGATGCACTCCTAGCAAAAGGTGAATTTTTATACAATCTGAAGATCAAAACATTATTGACCAGTGTCGAAGTTTTATCGAAAATAACTGCTGATTCCAAATTAGTTATGACCATACTAACAAGGTGAACTGGTATTTTTCTTTCAGGGATTAAGCCGTATGTAACCCTCTACCACTGGGACCTTCCCCAGGCCCTGGAAGACAAGTACAATGGATTGCTTGACAGGCAGATAATGTGTGTACCGTAGGCACCTTGATTTGGAGCAACTTTTCCTTGGGTCTAACTGCAATGGTGGTCTAACAACCCAAACATGCAAACTGCCGATGCAGCAACGACTACGCGGCATACGCGGAGACGTGTTTCAAAGCGTTTGGGGACAGGGTGAAGCGTTGGATCACCTTCAACGAGCCACACACGGTGGCGGTGCAGGGCTACGACAGCGGGATCCACGCGCCGGGCCGCTGCTCCGTGCTCCGCCACCTCTGCTGCAAGCAAGGGAGCTCCGGCACCGAGCCCTACATTGTCGCTCACAACATCATCCTCGCTCACGCCATGGTTTCAGACATCTACAGGAAGAAGTACAAGGTCGGTCGGAAGTCTTAACATCCTATATATTGGTTTAGTTCAGGTTTCACTCTTTGAAAATTGATGTGATTTCCCCTTGGGCCTGAAGTTGCAATATAGTTTGAAATGAACAATAAAAATTGAGTTTCTGTGCATTAATATTATTATGCAGGCAGAGCAGAATGGAGAGGTGGGGATGTCGTTGGATGTGATATGGTACGAGCCTGTCTCAAACTCCACAGCTGATGTTGAGGCCACCAAGAGAGCACAAGAGTTCCAGCTGGGATGGTCAGTGAGCCTCACTCACTAAATCCATTAACTATTTCCTACTAATTAATCTAATCACGGATGGATATGCCAATAAGAGAGCTAACCTAGCAGTTTCGTAGAGTGAAAATAAACAAAGCTAGCATAGTAGTTCCAATTTTAAGTTTCTAGGAGTTGCTGAGATAAAATGAGGTAATGTCAAAAGGTTTGCCGATCCCTTCTTCTTCGGTGATTACCCGGCGACGATGAGATCAAGGGTCGGACAAAGGCTGCCGAGGTTCATGACGAAAGAGGCCGATTTGGTGAAGGGGTCGCTGGACTTCGTGGGGATCAATCACTACACCACATTCTACACAAAGGAAGACCATACCACTGTCATCAAATACTTGCTGAATGATACCTTGGTAGACAGCGGATCCGTCAGCCTCCGTAAGTTCAGTCCCTACCCGTCTTGCATCTTTATTTTTTTTATCTAACTTCATACTCATGTGTGCATCTTGTGTACATTGCCAGCATTCAGAAATGGGAAGGCAATTGGAGATAAGGTAACCATCACATTAGCAACATGCAGACTGAAATTTTTGTGTTGTAATATTGCATTTGAATTTTTGAAAATTAACTGCAGGCGTCATGACTGAATATTGCTCTTGTTCGCCTCCATACATGCAGGCCAATTCGATATGGTTGTACATTGTGCCTGGCAGCATGAGGAGGCTCATGAACTATGTCAAAGATAGATACAACACTCCAACTGTCTACATCACTGAAAATGGCAAGTACATGCACAATATGAATTTCTCCATTTGATTAGCAAAACACTGCGAAGAGATGGAACAGAAACCGCTTTAGAGCTTTATGAACTTAACAAAGATGTGCATATTCTCAATCAAGTGTACTTGATGTGCCCTCGacatcccccgcaaaaaaaaagatgtACCTTCGACATAACATTAAATTAACTCTGTTGTTTCAGGGATGGATGACAGCAACAGCCCCTTCATCTCCCTCAAGAAGGCCCTCAAGGACACAAAAAGGATCAACTACCACAATGACTACCTCACAAATCTAGCTGATTCCATAAGGTGCTAACATGATTTTACCTTCCCTTGATCAGTCGAAAATTCTTTTGCTATTCATAGATTGGTTAATCTTTGATACTGCAATTTATGCAGGGAGGACGGTTGCGATGTTCGCGGGTATTTTGTGTGGTCCCTTCTCGACAACtgggagtggaccgctggatacacCTCGAGATTTGGCTTGTACTTCGTAGACTACAAGGACAACCTCAAGAGATACCCCAAGAATTCAGTCCAGTGGTTCAAGAATTTCTTGGCACCTTCCTGATCAAAATTTGATAGCTAATGTAGAGGTCATGATCACATACGCACTTCAATATTTTTCTATGACTTCTAGACAGGGTTCAATAGCAATTTGTGACTTCTCATGTATACATCGATTGTATATAGGAAAATTGACTTTTTAGACATACCATATTCCCTAAATTAAATGGCCTCTCTGGGCCCTTATAGATAATTATTGAGCCGGACAAGAAAAGATAAGAGTGCCCTTATGAAGATCAGCATATGATTTCTTCCATTCAATTAGCCTGTATCCGACCACATGTATTCAAACAAGCAAAGGCATGCTCTGTTTTTTGAAAAGCAAGAACAGAGGATTCACTGTACCTTCTGCTGACACTTACGAACACATGAAAAATAGCACCCATTCTACTTAATGAGAGCTGCCCATGACATCAAAAAGTCATATTCTCACATTCCTCCCTAACAAGCGCAAAGAGATCAGAGTTCAGGTATCTCTCGCCAGCGCTGGGGAATATGGTAACAATCATCTTGCCCTCGTTCCCTTCTCTCGCCGCAATCTGCCAGAGACTCGCGAAATCAGAACTAACACAGCCAGCAAAGATGATAGTGTATGTAACCTGCTGGACATCAACAGTAAGTTTACCTTGATGCAAGCAGCGACGTTTGCACCCGAGGATATGCCGACAAGCAGGCCCTCCTCCCTCGCCAGCCTCCTCGCCATCACCATGGCCTCCTCCGTGCTCACCGTCACGACCTCGTCGATGACCGACGTGTCGAGAACCTCCGGTATGAACCCTGGCCCCGTGCCCTGAATCTTGTGTGACCCCGGTGAGCCTCCTGAACACAGGATCAAACAGCAATGTCTCTGGTTACTATTGCACATCCTGAATGTTTCTGTTCATCTGCACTTATTCATTGATGGTTCTGATTGGTTGGAAGTCCATTACAAGAAGTTGAAACTAGCACCACATAGTGTGGTTAAGGGATTACCTGAAATTACAGCGCTTTCTGAAGGTTCCACACACACTATCTTTATGGATGGATTTTTCATCTTCAGGTACTTTCCTACACCTGTCAGTGTGCCTCCTGAGCCAACAGCGGCCACAAACATATCCACTTTGCCTGCTGTGTCCTTCCATATCTCGGGTCCTGAAGTTTGTTCCAAAAAATGATAATGGAGTAAACTGTTGCCCAAGAATGTATTGAAAATATAAAAGAGTCATAGTCGGTAACTAAAGACAGTTGTAATTTGTAAAAGATGACATTTCAGATATAAGTACCAGTCCATTTGAAGTGTGCATCTGGGTTTGCTGGATTGGTGACTTGATTAAGACAATGAGAATTTGGTATAGTCTTCATCAGCTCCTCTACCTTGCCAATCATTCCTTTAAACCCATTTGCAGGATCTGCAGTAAAGATTCATCGAAAAATATTTAGACACTTTaagtactactccctctataaattaatataagagaatttagatcactaaaatagtgatctaaacgttcttatattagtttacagagggagtactatttggTTAGATGATGGAAGAGCAATTTCCCCGCCGGCATACAAGGGACACTCAAAGTATCTGTGAGTTTGTGACCGTTTCTAGGGGGGGGATCCTGGTTCTCACCTGTTAAGATAAGTTCAGCACCCAAAAATCTCAGTAGCATCTGTTTGTCAAGTGAATATTTTGCAGGCATAACAGCAATAAACCGGTAGCCTTTCTGAATAGCGATGAACACCATTCCAATTCCTTGATTTCCGCTTGTTGGCTCGATTAGTGTCGTAACACCAGGTGAAATCAAGCCCTTCTCCTCTGCATCTTCAATCATCCTGCAGACAAAATTGCACGCACTCTGGTAAAGAAATAGTTTACAGTTCTTTTCTTTTCACTGCAAAAATAGGAGCATCATCACAGTCATTTAGGTGGTTAAATTCCAGAGACACAGGTAGCCTGTAGGCTGTAGCTAGATGTATATGCATCTAGGAACTGCACACCGCGACTTATAAATTCAAGAAATGAACCAAGTGAGTCATAAAATCAACAAAGGGTTGCATTGGCGCGCACCGGAGAGCGCTCCTGTCCTTAACTGAGCAAAGGGGTTGGTACGCTTCCATCTTTCCAACCAACCGCGCTTCGACGCCGTCTTTCTTAGCAATGTTCTTCATTTCTATTAGTGGAGTCCACCCTATGAGCTGAACAAAAATACAAAGTAGGCCACCATAtaagtaaataaatgatttaaatgCAGGCCTCCTGATCCCTACCAAGCAAGACCTGTGCCTAACTGGCTATTCCCTGTCAAGAACTCTCCCGAAATCCTCTACTTATGCAAGAAATATAACCCTCTTGTGCCTAAAAACAGTGGA
This portion of the Triticum dicoccoides isolate Atlit2015 ecotype Zavitan chromosome 7A, WEW_v2.0, whole genome shotgun sequence genome encodes:
- the LOC119330163 gene encoding beta-glucosidase 34-like, producing MACKWQCVATPLLVVWLAASATQQGCNAQTRGSGNGNLTRGSFPKGFVFGTAASAYQYEGAVNVDGRGPTIWDKFAHTFGKILDFSNADVAVDHYHRFQEDIQLMADMGLDAYRFSIAWSRILPNGAGEVNPAGINHYNKVIDALLAKGIKPYVTLYHWDLPQALEDKYNGLLDRQIINDYAAYAETCFKAFGDRVKRWITFNEPHTVAVQGYDSGIHAPGRCSVLRHLCCKQGSSGTEPYIVAHNIILAHAMVSDIYRKKYKAEQNGEVGMSLDVIWYEPVSNSTADVEATKRAQEFQLGWFADPFFFGDYPATMRSRVGQRLPRFMTKEADLVKGSLDFVGINHYTTFYTKEDHTTVIKYLLNDTLVDSGSVSLPFRNGKAIGDKANSIWLYIVPGSMRRLMNYVKDRYNTPTVYITENGMDDSNSPFISLKKALKDTKRINYHNDYLTNLADSIREDGCDVRGYFVWSLLDNWEWTAGYTSRFGLYFVDYKDNLKRYPKNSVQWFKNFLAPS
- the LOC119330164 gene encoding cysteine synthase-like translates to MAVEEEGRKGIPSLLSSGDGEENIASNITQLIGWTPLIEMKNIAKKDGVEARLVGKMEAYQPLCSVKDRSALRMIEDAEEKGLISPGVTTLIEPTSGNQGIGMVFIAIQKGYRFIAVMPAKYSLDKQMLLRFLGAELILTDPANGFKGMIGKVEELMKTIPNSHCLNQVTNPANPDAHFKWTGPEIWKDTAGKVDMFVAAVGSGGTLTGVGKYLKMKNPSIKIVCVEPSESAVISGGSPGSHKIQGTGPGFIPEVLDTSVIDEVVTVSTEEAMVMARRLAREEGLLVGISSGANVAACIKIAAREGNEGKMIVTIFPSAGERYLNSDLFALVREECENMTF